In Nicotiana tabacum cultivar K326 chromosome 17, ASM71507v2, whole genome shotgun sequence, one DNA window encodes the following:
- the LOC142171772 gene encoding berberine bridge enzyme-like 22 yields MVTLGSIFFAQFFLPFLVSSIYHRKLDDANANFYSCLSLVHTIWIDIDVQGKTAWVEAGATLGELYYNIANKSKTLAFPAGTCPYVAVGGHISGGGQGPLMRKYGLATDNVLDATILNVNGMILDHSGMGEYLFWVIRGGGAASFGVVLSWKLQFVKVPPVVTFVNIARTQEKGATNLVRKWQKLVIEFPKELFLRININPKKNSLGQPSIEATFKSLYLGTRCQLQRLMRRKFPKLKLKLRDCEEMSWIDTTIRIDHYMNGSTIQDLIERFGLMIFTPHGRKVSEILEDSTPFPHRKGYLYNIQYFAMWLKPNQTVEQTKLDWINGIYDYMGEFVSKPRTAYLNSRDLDLGKTLNGNEKYSEAKSWGEMYFGSNFEKLARVKYSVDSENYFRNEQSIPPIGP; encoded by the exons ATGGTTACTCTTGGTTCAATATTTTTTGCCCaattttttcttcctttcttagtCAGCTCTATATATCATCGTAAACTTGATGATGCAAATGCCAATTTCTATAGCTGCCTCTCCCTTGTTCATACTATATG GATCGACATTGATGTGCAAGGAAAGACTGCTTGGGTGGAAGCTGGAGCAACACTAGGGGAACTTTACTACAACATTGCAAACAAAAGCAAAACCCTAGCTTTCCCAGCTGGAACTTGCCCTTATGTAGCTGTTGGAGGTCATATTAGTGGTGGTGGACAAGGGCCATTGATGAGGAAATACGGTCTTGCAACAGATAACGTGCTAGATGCAACGATCCTGAATGTTAATGGTATGATTCTTGATCATAGTGGCATGGGCGAATACCTATTTTGGGTTATTCGAGGTGGTGGTGCAGCTAGTTTCGGGGTGGTTCTATCTTGGAAGTTACAATTCGTTAAAGTTCCCCCAGTGGTTACTTTCGTCAACATAGCTCGAACTCAGGAAAAAGGTGCAACAAATCTTGTTAGGAAATGGCAAAAGCTAGTAATTGAATTCCCTAAAGAGCTTTTCCTAAGAATAAATATAAACCCTAAAAAGAACTCTTTAGGGCAACCGTCGATAGAGGCTACATTTAAATCGTTATATTTAGGGACAAGATGCCAACTTCAAAGATTAATGAGAAGGAAGTTCCCGAAATTGAAATTAAAGTTAAGGGATTGTGAAGAAATGAGCTGGATTGATACAACAATAAGGATAGATCATTACATGAATGGATCAACAATTCAAGATTTGATAGAAA GATTTGGACTTATGATATTCACCCCTCATGGTAGAAAAGTTAGTGAAATATTAGAGGATTCAACTCCATTTCCACATAGAAAGGGATATTTATATAACATACAATATTTTGCAATGTGGCTTAAACCAAACCAAACTGTAGAACAGACAAAATTGGATTGGATCAATGGGATTTATGATTACATGGGGGAGTTTGTTTCTAAGCCAAGAACAGCTTATCTAAATAGCAGAGATTTGGATTTGGGAAAAACATTAAATGGGAATGAGAAATACTCAGAAGCAAAAAGTTGGGGTGAAATGTATTTTGGAAGTAATTTTGAGAAATTGGCTCGGGTTAAATATAGTGTTGATTCAGAAAATTACTTCAGGAATGAGCAAAGTATTCCACCTATTGGtccataa